Part of the Notamacropus eugenii isolate mMacEug1 chromosome 5, mMacEug1.pri_v2, whole genome shotgun sequence genome is shown below.
TGGTAGGTGTCAGAGCCTCGATGTAAATGCTGACTCTCAAATTGGGACTTTTCCCCACTGTTCTATCCTATTTTCCTTCCACATTCAGCATACTCTAGTGAAAAAAACGGGACTCTGGCCATGATTCAGATACTAACCATGTGCATAATCTTAAGAAATTTACCAATGGTTTCatgtcctttcccttctttatgaAGTGAGGGCTTTTAATTGGATgttatctaaggtcccttctaatgctGAGAGTATATGTCATGACACTTTTGGCATTCAAACCAATAATCGAACAGATAAAAATCAGTCCAATATTGGTATTAGTGCTCATGTGTTCAACATCACTTTAGCTGTTTTTATGCTGTATTAAATTATGCTGtattaaatttatgtatttaaaagtcagTTGCCTTAAATTCTTTTGCCAGAATTAGAAATTTTCTTTAAACTGAAATAAGTATTAAACATAATAAACTAGACTAAAATAAGTTTCAAGAGTAGGTGGTCTTTtttagataaaaatgtaattttaataaGTAAATTTAGTAAGTATTGAGGCCACTTTTCAGTGGGGATTGGAGATAACTATTATAAGcataaaatgaacataaaatgtattttcatttttctacttaccctcttctatcctttctttctATATCCATTCCCTACCTTTTGCCTACTTTCCTCTTCATCATGCAAGCAGTTTCTGACTACTGTTTTCCTATCCTGGATTTTGGTCTAGAACACCTCTTCATCACTTCCTTAAATGTACTTGGGATCATATGGAGGCAGAATAGTTAGCCTTGATGCTATGGAAAAAATTGGGTCACTACTTCAATTTTGTAATTAAGAACACTGACAGATGAAAGGACAAGAGATGTGTTCCTTATAAGTGtcatatttctcccttctctcacccctAGATTTTGTTTAATCATAAATAAATTCACTCTTTTGTAACACTTGACCTAGATAAGCATTTGGAGTATGGAGGAGTTTATATGTCTTTAGCTTGGTTTGGATAAATACTGGTGACagcagtacagtggataaagtgctgggtctagtcaggaagatctcagttttagttcagtctcagacacttattacctgtgactgggcaaatcacttaacctctgcctgcctccatttccttatttgtacaatgggaatcataatagcacgtACAcaccaggattgttgtgagaataagaatgagataaaatttgtaaagcgcttagtaTAGTGTGTGACaaatactaagtgcttaataaatgcttgttcctttcctccTTACTCTATGAAGAATCTCCCTCCTAAGGGATATTCTTTCTTTAGCACTTAGTATattgcctggcaaatagtaggtgcttaataaaaaaaattacttattgAGTGGTAATATGATGGTGTTGACCATGTCAAACTTGGTTAGCATTTGAGGTTTACTTATCTGCTCTGAGTAACCATTCTTAACCTTATCTGTGTACCCAGAGTGACTAGACCATACCTGATGAATTGACTTGAAAAACAAAGTGATTCatatcattttgtttcctttcataAGATCACTGAATGACAGTCATTTGTAGCTCTCTGTGAAGATGACACATCAGGGCAGTGGGTAGACAAAGCATTCCTGCTATGGGCTGATTCAATGAATGCATATTAAATATAACTGTAGTGCAATTTCTACACTGACACAGGCATGTCAATGCactgttttgttatttttcaacAACAGGGAATAAATGGAGATAGTGAAAGATtaaatagaaaagttagatgaGAATCTTTGTATCAGAAATGTTTAAAGTCACAGGAGATGGTTTAGTTGAGAAATTGGTACTATATGAGTTATTTGCTGTTAAAATAACTTTTGCATGAGTATATTTGTATTGAATATTTTAGGTTCACTTGTAAGTGAAGTCTCCAAGGATATTACTGCCTACCACACTGTATTTCTGACAGCCATATTGGGAGGTACAGTCGTcattctcattggcttttttgctGTGCTTCTTTGTTATTGCAGGTAAGAATAAAATTGACTGATGTGTGTGAGCATTAATAAACAActagaaaaaattattttgaataattctttgcaaactcttcattttgtttttagtatATTTGGTGGGTTAGTAAATGTGGACCTTTGGCAAAACCAGAAATAtaatgaatacattttttaatgaatgattttCTAATATATAATGGATAGGTTTCAAATgtgctcaatttttaaaatagatattaTTCTGAAGATTTTTATTTAAGTAACAGTTTGGCTTGCTTGCTTATTTCTAAAtaattatttgtgttttctttcaaaatagagataaatgtggtggatcacaaaaaagggaaagaaatgccACTAGACTTGAGGTACTTAAGAAGGACCAGACCACATCAACAAGTCACATAAACCATATAAGTTCAGTGAAGAGTTCATTAAAAACTGAGGACAGGTTACAGTTGTACCACTCTAAGAATTCCCCATACAGTCCTCACAAAAAGGATTCTACAAAGTCAGAACCTGAAGACAGAGTCTCTATGGTGAAAACTCGGGACAATTTTAAAATCTACAATGAAGAAGTTTCATTTCTGCCAGCCAATCAGAAAAGTCATTCAAGAAATTCAAGCCAGTCATTAGAGCACAATGCTGCATCCAGACAGACAGTGCAACCAAAacaaagtaatagcaatgttTCTCCATCTACCGATACACAAGAGAAAAACAGGTATCTTTCAGTAAATGAAGAAATGTATGGGCTTTCTCATATACCCGAACAACTGATGCATATCTACAGCCAGCCAATTGCCATCCTTCAAACATCTGACCTTTTTCACTCTCCAGAACAATTGCATTCTGCTAAGTCAGCTACTTTGCCCAGAAAGGGACAGGTAGTCTATGGCCAACTGATGGAGCCAGTAAACCGAGAAAATTATACCCAGACATTACCCAAAATGCCAGTACATTCTCATTTGCAGCCTCCTGCCACAAGAGAGGAGAAAGTTACACCTGAAGTTCAACAAAGCTTACCATCCCAAACTTCGGACTGGAGTCGGTATTCTAATAGCTTATTAGAATCAGTCTCTGTTCCAGGGACACTGAATGAAGCTGTTGTAATGACTCCATTTTCATCTGAGCTTCAAGGCATTTCAGAGCAGACActattagagctgtccaaaggaAAGCCCTCACCACACCCCAGAGCTTGGTTTGTTTCTCTGGATGGAAAGCCAATTGCTCAAGTGAGGCATTCTTTTATAGATCTGAAAAAGGGGAGAAGAACCCAAAGTAATGATACCAGTCTGGATTCTGGAGTGGACATGAATGAACATCACTCCAATCGAAAACTTGAGagggagaaaacatttattaaaagcatgCATCAACCTAAGATCCTCTATTTAGAAGATTTAGATCTCAGCAGCAGTGAAAGTGGAACCACTGTTTGTTCCCCTGAGGATCCAGCTTTAAGGCACATTCTAGATGGAGGGAGTGGGACGATCATGGAACAGCCTGTGGAAGAGTCATCAAGAAGAAAAAGCACAGCTGAAGATTTGGAAGCCAATATGTCCCCTACTAAAAAAAGAGGCAGAACCCCCTTGGCTAAAAAAGATAGTAAAACTAATAtctggaaaaaaagagaggaaaggccACTTATTCCCTTAAATTAACCCATTAAGATGCTTACTTTCTCTGACAGTTTCTGAGCTGTCTTAAGTCTTGTAAAATAGAAGATGAATTCTGTAAAGAGCAGCTGAGCTATTTCTTAGAAAGATATAGTTCAAGGTAAGAACTGCAGCTTTGACTTCAAAGGAGTAAACAATGTAAAATGTACAATACTAACTTGCTACTCAGAGAAAACCACTGAGGAAAGCTTTGTTGCcaatctgttttattttctaattgttttcttcttttgttagtGATGAGTTCGAGGAATTTCAAATTACAAAACAGCCTCAATGTATTTGTATTGCAGGCGTTTTGCTGAGGCTGACAAGTATGCGCTCCTAAAGCGATTCCCAAAATGTTGCCCTTTCCtggaatgacattttaaaatagtcCCTTCTGCAATCATTGCTTTCTTGTGAAATGCCCACAGTCTTATCACCTTGTTCTCTGCTTATGCTTTAAAATAACTTGATAGATGTTTTGGACTAATATTATTCTAGAGTTTAAAAGTGAAACAGGATTTTACTTTAGTGTGACTCACAGCATGTATAGTATATCATTCCTCAAAATAATCCCACCCCTAACTCACCTAAGTTGGGCCAGTAGTTACttgatagaatttgcttagagAAGAAAGTGCCCTGTATTCTgataattgaaaataataattatgattttttttctcttgatgagTGAATAGAGGCAAATGTCaaggaattttcttttcatccaaCTCAAGGagtttcaaattttgttttcttataataTGTTTATTTCATCAAGGCTAAAGTCAGTTTCTGAAATAATGTATTATTTAAACTCCTTCGAACTCAGCCATAGTGAGGTTATCAAGTTATATTTCAATCAATGATAAACTTTTCATGAACACCATAAATTTGacttaaaatttcctttaaaagaagaaaataacctttTGAAGTATTGTAAAAATACTAATATTCTCAGAGTGGGATATTGTATCTTGGCTAGCAGAAAAATGATGTAGTTTTCCATATGTTCTAAAAATATCTTCAAAATATTAGTTATGtattcaaaaattttaagttatatattcaaaaattttaagttGATATTCATCAAAGATGcttagagaaaaataagaatttcatAAAATTAGAGGAGTTTTCAAACTGAATCATCAAAAATCCcaaatacctttttttaaaaaaaaattaaattagcatTGTAGAAGTAATATATCAATATGCCTTCCATTATTTGAAAGGATTTATCCTTCAGTGTGATAGAACAGCTGTTTTATAGCTAGCCCAAACTATCTTTTAATTCAGTTATCAACCATCATAAAATTAGATGTTCCATATCAAGTACCATAAACTGAcctctttgtttttccattttctgaggAAATACAATATTTAGAATTCCCTTTCTTCGcaccaacaaaataaaaaagtatagCAGAATGGCTAAagacctttaatgaaattatagatttaaatgaaatggataacaTTAACTCATGTCTCAGAATGACATATTTCCAGATACATCTACACTCATGAAACAGCTTTCTGAtaacaattttattttgatttatttgcCTGAATAACAAAGCTCTTGGCAGACATTTGGTATCTGTTTTTATCATAGATGTTAATTTTTCCAACCAATTCAAGAGGTAATTGCCTTGAATAATTCTTGAGCATAACTTTTGGAGTGGACTAATATGCACAATTAGTGAATGTTCATCATTTGTCACCCATTTCGAAGATGCATTGAAGTGGCTTAAATGGTTATGGCATGGAAAAGGTTAAGGAGTTAATACTATGGTGAAGTGCCTTTAATACAGATACATTTTATCAGAACGTAACAGTatcttaaaaatgtacattttttttcctgttagccAAAATATCACCACTCAACTggaaagtttctttctttttttaagctaatttttaaaaagacaaaatctaATGTTTCATGTTGGAACAGTGAATTTTCCATGTAGGTAATATTTAACTCTCCTTTCTCATTATCCCTATGCTTATTTTTTCTGATCTAATAAATGTTAACAGATTGTTCATGTTGGAATGAAGTTAAAAATTACACAGAAAAGATAGCACCTTTTCAATCATTTgagcaaaattatttttcctcttttttcagcCAAAAAGTCCAATTTCCCATTTTAGCAACAGAATGTTGACTCAAAATATCAACAGAAGGCTGTCTAGGTGAACTCAACCCAGGGCCTGAGTTTCTTGAAAGGATCATACCAGGTAGACAGTCACTCAGattgttcatttgtttgaaaGGACAATGAGGAGAATTACCTCAAGGGCTTTTTTTGAAAGACTATCTGTTTTGGATgtgcatttgtatttttttttttttgtatcctgcaCACTCTGGTCTGGGTTTGAATACTGGAAGTTTATTCTTTCTAAAGATCTTGGTGGTTTATTCCTTTTAGTGATAAAACTTTGTAATTTCTCATTTGAGAGCAATCCATACTTaactattaaaaaacaaacaacaacaaaaaaaccaaacctgaaGCCATCTACCCTTTCTTACTCCAAATGAAAAAACGTCAATCCCACATGTGATACTTATaagtttcttaaatttttaaattgaaaatctccaggGATTTTTGCAAATGTAAAACTAATGAATTTTGGTCACAAATTTATTAACATTTATGGAACCTTTGTACATAATTCAGATATATCTTTAAAAGTAAACTATCCCTCAATTAACTGATGGATTCATTTAATAAGCACAGTAATATGTATTGTTTTGATACATATTATGATCTTGAgcctttataaaatatatttttacaacaTTTTTGAAGTTGAATGGGGGATTAGGCCCTTTTTTTAATGCACAATAAAGCATGAAGCTCACcaaattctcagaaaaaaaaccaGTTCCTTGCTTTGGCAATCATTTTCAAATCATTGTGTGTAATATAACCCCTCTTACAATATGCCTCATTATTACGTAGACTGAGACATGCCATGGGTCAAATAATGTTCCCTAAATCATAATTGTATCATATAGTAAAAGCCTGATATAACATGGTTTGGTTTACAGTTATCTCTGTTCATCCACACCAATGTTATAAGAAAGATTTCGCTGTCCTTCCATTTCAGACCTAGTATTGACGTTATGCATCCTGCTTTCTAAGTGTTTctatcttttgtatttttatcagaAGTGTCTTTTCACATTTCAGTGTATTTATTACAAATAATATGGTACTGACAGTAAAATGGTAACTCTGAAGATTTGTAAAATGTCAAGCAGTTCATTAAAGACAATAAAATAACCTGAAAATATTATAAACGCATAATTTTTTGTATGACCTCATAAGAAATGAAGGTAGTAATCTACACCCTCCCCAGCAGAAATAGCCACTACATCATTATATAACAGTTCGTACAAAATTTGCATAACATGTTACTACCATTATTTCTGCCCTATCCCTGTTT
Proteins encoded:
- the FAM171B gene encoding protein FAM171B; translation: MSRICGSFPFTLLLGLAAVLLKGRLVPAASRTEPSRSDLSLIQQQQQRQQQQQQQQREEEEEDRPEVPGASSTLSSSVSLFLLKVHVNDIISRQYLRQAVVEVYVNYTKTNSTVTGNNGAVLIKVPYKLGVSLTITAYKDGYLLTPLPWKTRRMPIYSSVTLSLFPQSQANIWLFEDTVLVTGKSSDAKSQPSVQFPKSLIKLPSSHHISNVTGYLTVLQQFLKVDNFLYATGILLNKSGFKSIELTPLAAICVNIYSGGKELNVDGSIQITLPLLDPSTAKAGDALPAWTFDMKTGAWANRGLGMVKKFNDHLVWTYIAPHLGYWIAAPLPGTKGSLVSEVSKDITAYHTVFLTAILGGTVVILIGFFAVLLCYCRDKCGGSQKRERNATRLEVLKKDQTTSTSHINHISSVKSSLKTEDRLQLYHSKNSPYSPHKKDSTKSEPEDRVSMVKTRDNFKIYNEEVSFLPANQKSHSRNSSQSLEHNAASRQTVQPKQSNSNVSPSTDTQEKNRYLSVNEEMYGLSHIPEQLMHIYSQPIAILQTSDLFHSPEQLHSAKSATLPRKGQVVYGQLMEPVNRENYTQTLPKMPVHSHLQPPATREEKVTPEVQQSLPSQTSDWSRYSNSLLESVSVPGTLNEAVVMTPFSSELQGISEQTLLELSKGKPSPHPRAWFVSLDGKPIAQVRHSFIDLKKGRRTQSNDTSLDSGVDMNEHHSNRKLEREKTFIKSMHQPKILYLEDLDLSSSESGTTVCSPEDPALRHILDGGSGTIMEQPVEESSRRKSTAEDLEANMSPTKKRGRTPLAKKDSKTNIWKKREERPLIPLN